One genomic region from Argentina anserina chromosome 2, drPotAnse1.1, whole genome shotgun sequence encodes:
- the LOC126805515 gene encoding aspartate aminotransferase, cytoplasmic, with the protein MSPHSSSSTLSSVTSQASDRRLNALVRHLAAGDSSPMDSISASPTAARADSVFAHVVQGPEDAILGVTVAYNKDQSPNKVNLGVGAYRTEEGKPLVLNVVRKAEQKLINDMSRVKEYLPIVGLAEFNKLSARLILGAECPAVNENRVTTVQCLSGTGSLRVGGEFLARHYHERTIYIPAPTWGNHTKVFTLAGLSVKTYRYYDPATRGLNFKGLLEDLSSAPAGAIVLLHACAHNPTGVDPTLEQWEQIRQLMRSRALLPFFDSAYQGFASGSLDADAQSVRRFAADGGELLVAQSYAKNMGLYGERVGALSIVLKTSEVATKVESQLKLVIRPMYSNPPIHGASIVATILKDRDLFNEWTIELKAMADRIISMRHQLFDSLRAKGTPGDWSHIIKQIGMFTFTGLNPEQVAFMTKEYHIYMTSDGRISMAGLSSRTVPHLTEAIHAAVTRCA; encoded by the exons ATGAGCCCACATAGTTCTTCTTCTACTCTTTCTTCTGTTACTTCTCAAGCTAGTGATCGGAGGCTAAACGCTCTCGTGCGTCACCTCGCTGCTGGAGACTCGTCTCCGATGGACTCCATCTCCGCTTCccccaccgccgcacgtgccGATTCTGTCTTCGCTCATGTTGTTCAAGGTCCTGAGGATGCCATCCTTGGG GTGACGGTTGCGTATAACAAGGATCAAAGCCCTAATAAGGTCAATTTGGGAGTCGGTGCTTATCGAACCGAG GAGGGAAAGCCACTCGTTTTGAATGTAGTGAGAAAAGCAGAACAGAAGCTCATTAATGACAT GTCACGAGTTAAGGAGTATCTTCCTATTGTTGGACTGGCTGAGTTCAATAAATTGAGTGCTAGGCTGATTCTGGGTGCTGAATG CCCTGCTGTCAATGAGAACCGGGTTACAACTGTCCAGTGTCTGTCAGGAACTGGGTCATTGAGGGTTGGAGGTGAATTTTTGGCAAGGCATTACCATGAA CGCACCATATATATACCCGCACCAACATGGGGGAACCACACAAAAGTTTTCACTCTGGCGGGTTTATCTGTGAAAACTTACCGGTATTATGATCCAGCAACACGTGGCCTCAATTTTAAAG GCCTCTTAGAAGATCTTAGTTCTGCCCCAGCTGGAGCAATCGTACTTCTTCATGCATGTGCTCATAACCCCACTGGTGTTGATCCAACCCTTGAGCAGTGGGAGCAGATCAGACAACTTATGAGATCAAGAGCTTTATTACCATTCTTTGACAGTGCTTACCAG GGTTTTGCTAGTGGGAGCTTGGATGCGGATGCACAGTCTGTCCGTAGGTTTGCTGCTGATGGTGGGGAGTTGCTGGTAGCTCAAAGTTATGCAAAAAATATGGGTCTGTACGGGGAACGTGTTGGTGCCCTAAGCATT GTTTTGAAGACTTCTGAGGTTGCGACCAAGGTTGAGAGTCAGCTGAAGCTTGTGATCAGGCCCATGTATTCAAACCCACCCATTCACGGTGCATCTATTGTAGCTACCATTCTCAAGGACAG GGACCTGTTCAATGAGTGGACAATTGAATTGAAGGCAATGGCTGACCGAATTATCAGCATGCGACATCAACTATTTGACTCCTTGCGTGCCAAGG GCACCCCGGGTGACTGGAGTCACATCATCAAGCAGATTGGAATGTTCACCTTCACAGGATTGAATCCGGAGCAAGTAGCTTTTATGACTAAGGAGTACCATATATACATGACATCTGATGG GAGGATTAGCATGGCTGGTCTGAGTTCCAGGACGGTCCCTCATCTTACAGAAGCGATACATGCAGCTGTTACTCGTTGTG